From the Erythrolamprus reginae isolate rEryReg1 chromosome Z, rEryReg1.hap1, whole genome shotgun sequence genome, one window contains:
- the NAT14 gene encoding probable N-acetyltransferase 14 — translation MPILDPEQLLIREMREDEAPIVLELLKDGFKDTENRLILYVLTRPLALLLMAVVSSGLRFFLNSFVVALVLPVLLTVVALKLLLWRSPDLKHLHAYYSASHRRLWVAVYDDDDVCGCVALEPLDREPHTAELKRLAVSRWYRRSGVGRCLLHFLEAQAHAQGFKFLVAQVSVVAKAAIDLFENTGYSVNGGRPWLGYTVQQEFIKEL, via the exons ATGCCTATCTTGGACCCGGAACAGCTGTTaatcagggaaatgagagagGATGAAGCCCCCATTGTTTTGGAACTTCTGAAG GATGGATTCAAAGATACGGAAAATCGCTTGATACTTTATGTGCTGACACGGCCACTAGCCTTATTATTGATGGCAGTTGTGAGCAGTGGACTACGCTTCTTCCTGAACTCCTTTGTGGTGGCCCTTGTGCTGCCAGTACTCCTCACTGTAGTGGCTCTGAAACTTCTACTGTGGCGCTCACCAGACCTTAAACACTTGCATGCCTATTACAGTGCAAGCCATCGTAGGCTGTGGGTGGCtgtttatgatgatgatgatgtgtgtGGCTGTGTGGCTTTGGAGCCTCTTGATAGAGAGCCTCACACTGCTGAACTCAAGCGCTTGGCTGTCAGCCGGTGGTACAGGCGCTCTGGTGTGGGTCGGTGCCTCCTTCATTTTCTAGAGGCACAGGCTCATGCACAGGGCTTCAAATTCCTGGTGGCCCAAGTCTCTGTGGTGGCTAAGGCTGCTATTGATCTCTTTGAGAACACTGGCTATAGTGTGAATGGTGGGCGCCCATGGTTGGGTTACACTGTTCAACAAGAATTCATCAAAGAACTTTAG